From one Rosa rugosa chromosome 4, drRosRugo1.1, whole genome shotgun sequence genomic stretch:
- the LOC133744384 gene encoding uncharacterized protein LOC133744384 yields the protein MESGDENIEQGKSRRVWTSFEEESLLNVLDGIIAGGQRCDSGSFKSGTLLKIENALNLLCPNSNLKASPHIESKLKKLKKDYSIIYDMMNKSGFAWNDIKKCIEVDSNEVWDTYLQHNKKAKGWRNKKYPLFDRLATIFGSDRATGIGAEVPADMMEEQSNNEDGIEVENDTSPMSMSTLRMQAVTDAIVKGNEDRSDIAKELKKMGLSVIDQIEALKIILDKPQNISVFMSLDDEVRKVYVDNLLAGTARGST from the exons ATGGAAAGTGGTGATGAAAATATAGAGCAAGGGAAGTCAAGGCGTGTATGGACCAGCTTTGAAGAAGAATCTTTGTTGAATGTTCTTGACGGAATTATTGCTGGAGGACAACGCTGCGACAGTGGAAGTTTCAAATCTGGTACTTTACTGAAAATCGAGAATGCTTTAAATCTTTTATGTCCCAATTCCAATCTGAAGGCAAGTCCACATATTGAGTCAAAGTTGAAGAAACTGAAGAAAGATTATAGCATAATCTATGACATGATGAACAAGAGTGGATTTGCATGGAATGATATCAAAAAGTGCATTGAAGTTGATAGTAATGAAGTATGGGATACGTATTTGCAG CACAACAAAAAGGCAAAGGGATGGAGAAACAAGAAGTATCCATTATTTGATAGACTAGCTACAATCTTTGGGAGTGACCGTGCGACTGGAATTGGAGCTGAGGTCCCTGCTGATATGATGGAGGAGCAGAGCAACAATGAAGATGGCATTGAAGTTGAGAATGACACAAGCCCCATGTCAATGAGCACTCTCAG AATGCAAGCAGTGACTGATGCTATAGTGAAAGGTAATGAAGATCGATCTGATATTGCTAAGGAACTTAAGAAAATGGGACTTTCTGTTATAGACCAAATTGAGGCATTGAAAATCATTTTGGATAAGCCCCAAAATATATCTGTGTTCATGTCCTTAGATGATGAAGTGAGAAAAGTGTATGTGGATAACTTGCTTGCGGGCACTGCTAGAGGATCTACCTAA